Genomic window (Pradoshia sp. D12):
ACCGTACGGATATGGTCAGCAATAACACGAAATGCTACATCTTTATCCGCACTTGTTCTATATTGTTGACCTGAAATTTCTTCAGTTTTATGGATAATCGGCAGGAATAAATCCGTATCAAAGTTCGTGTCACCATTTTGGAAAATGGATGCCATCCGCTCTAATCCCATCCCTGTATCAATATTTTTCTTCGGTAATTCAGGATACTCACTGCGCGGTATTTCTGGATTTGCATTAAATTGAGACAATACGATATTCCAGATCTCAATATAACGATCATTTTCGATATCTTCTTCAATTAAACGAATGCCGATATCTTCAGGATCAAATTTTGTACCGCGGTCAAAGAAAATTTCAGTATCAGGTCCGGATGGGCCTTCACCAATTTCCCAGAAATTGTCCTCAAGCGGAATTAAGTGACTATCCGGTACGCCTAAGCTTTTCCATACCTTAAGGGTATCAGTATCTGCTGGATAGTATGTGATATAAAGCTTGTCTTTTGGCATAGCAAACCAGCGTTCATCTGTTAATAGCTCCCAGCCCCATTTGATTGCTTCCTCTCTGAAATATTCTCCAATAGAGAAGTTACCCAGCATTTCAAAGAAAGTATGGTGTCGAGCTGTTTTTCCAACATTTTCAATATCGTTTGTTCTAATCGATTTTTGGGCATTCGTAATCCTTGGATTTTCAGGAATAACTCGTCCATCAAAATATTTTTTTAATGTTGCAACTCCGGAATTAATCCATAACAGTGTCGGATCTTCCACCGGTACTAACGATGCACTCGGTTCAATTCTGTGACCTTTTTCCTGAAAGAAATCTAAAAACATTTGGCGAATTTCTGCCCCAGTCATGTACTTCATAAGATTGAATCCTCCTTTTTTATACACAAAAAAGCCCTCATCCCTAAAAACAGGGACGAGAGCTTGACTCGCGGTACCACCCTGATTACGAAACATCTAAAAAGTTTCGTCACCTCAGAAACCTTAACGCGGTTTAAACGGCGGGTTTTTGCCCGCACTCCGGACTAGCTTTCTGTCTCTCTTCTTCCAAAGTCTCTTTCAGCCATGGAGACTTCTCTCTTTCATGTAAATAGGATTTACATTCGGAAGGGCTTAAACATACTCGGTCCATCAACATATTTCAATATATTCCGTTATAAGTTGGATTATAGTCATAAGTGTTTTCTTTGTCAATGTTTCAGGAATTGTTTAAGGGTTATTCCTTAATATTTTACTATGAGTAATAGCAACCTTCAAAAAGGCTAAAATAGGGACAGCAAGAATCAGGCCTAGTATTCCGCTAATCTCACCACCGACAAGCAAAGCAAAAATGATAATAAGCGGGTGCAGCTTTAACGTTTTCCCCATGATAATTGGTGAAAGGACATTCCCCTCCAGAAATTGAATCACAATAATGATAATGGCCACCTTGATGACCATGCCCGTTGACATAGTGATCGCTACGAGCAATGCCGGAACCGCTCCAATCAGAGGTCCGAAATAGGGAATAATATTCGTTACCCCAATAAAAAGGCTCAGCAATAAAGGATACTTCATACCAAATAACCAGAAAAGTATAGCGGCAAAGGATCCCACAATCGTACAGACCAAGAGCTGTCCGCGAAGATATCCGCCCAAAGAATGGTCGATATCCTTCAAGAACTTTTTCGTTGTGTCTCTGCTTTTTTTAGGAAATAATCTTAAACCAAAATCAATAATCTTTTCAGCATCCTTCAGTAAATAAAAGGATATGAGAGGGATGAGTAACACAAAGATGAAAAAATCCGACAGCCCACTTAGCGCTTCTATTAATACAGTTATAGAAGAACTCAGTTTCATTTCTATAGAGCTGATGATTTGCTCCAAACGATCATGCAGACCAAACGGCCAGCTTGAGGTTTGTGAATGAAAACGAGCTATGTAACCTCGATATAACTCTGCCATTTCTGGTGCTCTTTCTGCAACATCAATCATTTGGTTAATGAATACTGGAATTCCTTTATACAATCCATAGCCGACTGCCCCAAAAAACACCAGATAAATCAAACCGATTGCCAAACCTCTATGCAAACCTTTCTGATGAACTTTTTCCACCAGGGGATGAAGGAGGTAACTAATAAGAGCGGCTCCAATAAATGGTGATAATGCAGTTAGAAAAACCTGTATAACAGGAAACCATATTGGTCTGAGCAAGTAAAACACAAATAATACGATAAATAATAATAATAGAAATCCAAGTCGATAAAACCACTTTATCTGTATGTTCAAAAATCCCACCTCTGTACTATTTTCTTTATGTTAAAAGAAAATATGTATGGGGATTCTGCAGGCATACACTAAAAAAGGTTTAAAAGGCAGAGAATCTACCTTTTAAACCCTTAACTTCCAATCAAAATGACTTCATGATTGTTCGTTTAATCTTTCTCATATTACGGCCGGATAGCATTCCATTATTGGACATACTCCGATAGATCGCCATTCCCGCTCCTAAGGTTATTAACGACGAAACCATTTTATTCATAGCAACTCACCTCATAATTTAGGAAGTACGAATCAAAGACTCATCTGTCGGTCTTCTTCGCTAAACAAATCATCTAAAGAACTTAACACTCCATCCTCTTCCACCTGATGGACATGCATAATTCCTTTTTGGATAGATAATTCCACAAAACAATTCCAGCAATAATATTGATTCACGCCAATCTTGCCGATATCTTTGCTGGAGCAATTCGGACATTTCATAGCAATCACCTCATAAAAAAATATCTCTGTAATTGCCAGTTTGTCCATTGTATGCAGAATTCATTCAGCTTAAAGACCGACATTTGTATTTTAACCGCGTATCATAAAATCATAAGGCGTAATGTTTTCCATCCCAATCATTGGATCTGTTTGGAATATTTTTTGCTCATACGTCAAGCCGTCTTCATTGGAACTTTCATTTTCAGTAACTGGATTTTCAGGTTTGGAGATAAGTTCCTTATCACGGAACCCTTCCTGCAGTTTTTCAAGTAGAGTTGTTCGCCGTTCCTCCTCACCACTGCGACCGACGCCGTATCGTAAGGCTTCCTCTTCACCGCATACAATCAGGAACTGTTTGCTCCTTGTTATAGCCGTGTAAATTAAGTTCCTCCTTAGCATGCGGTGATAGCTCTTAACAACTGGCAATATGACGATTGGGAATTCACTTCCCTGGGATTTATGAATGGAACAACAATAAGCATGAGTTATTTGATTGAGCTCCTGGCGTGTATACTTCGCTTCAATGCCATCAAATGAAACAAAAATCTGATCCTGCTTATCTTCATTTTCCTTTGCATAGATAATCGCAATAATTTCACCCATATCACCATTGTAAATCCCATTTTCAGGCTGATTCACTAATTGGAGAACCTTATCTCCAACCCGATAAACCACATCCCCAAAAGTCAATTCCCTTTTCTTCTTATCGCGATTATCATTAAGAATGCCCTGCAGGAGGACATTGAGGGAATCAATTCCGGCACTCCCTCTGTACATTGGAGCCAAAACCTGAATATCACGGGCTGGGAACCCTTTTTGGCGGGCATTGGTTACAACCTGCCTAATCACATCTGCTACTTGATTAGTGGAACAAGAGAAAAATGAACGATCGCCCTGCGGTTTCCGAATATCTGGCGGCAGCTGTCCGTTTTTTATCGCATGCGCGAGCTGAATAATGGAAGAACCATCTTCCTGTCTGAATATCGATTCCAGACGGGTTACAGGAATAACGGAAGAGGCAAGTAAATCCTTCAATACCTGACCTGGTCCAACTGAAGGCAACTGATCCTCATCACCAACGAGGATGACTTGCATATCATTCGGCAATGCTTTAAAAAGCTGATTGGCCAGCCAAATGTCTACCATAGACATCTCATCTACAATTAAAAGCCTTCCGCTGATTGGATTATCTTCATCACGCTGAACATCCGACCCATTCCAGCCCAATAAACGGTGGATAGTTACGGCGGGAAGCCCTGTGGATTCCTTCATCCTTTTTGCCGCGCGTCCTGTTGGAGCTGCTAAAACAAATGGAAATGGATTTTCATTATTATAATCTTTTGGATTAAGGGACAAACCATGTAATTCT
Coding sequences:
- a CDS encoding AI-2E family transporter; amino-acid sequence: MGFLNIQIKWFYRLGFLLLLFIVLFVFYLLRPIWFPVIQVFLTALSPFIGAALISYLLHPLVEKVHQKGLHRGLAIGLIYLVFFGAVGYGLYKGIPVFINQMIDVAERAPEMAELYRGYIARFHSQTSSWPFGLHDRLEQIISSIEMKLSSSITVLIEALSGLSDFFIFVLLIPLISFYLLKDAEKIIDFGLRLFPKKSRDTTKKFLKDIDHSLGGYLRGQLLVCTIVGSFAAILFWLFGMKYPLLLSLFIGVTNIIPYFGPLIGAVPALLVAITMSTGMVIKVAIIIIVIQFLEGNVLSPIIMGKTLKLHPLIIIFALLVGGEISGILGLILAVPILAFLKVAITHSKILRNNP
- a CDS encoding YrzQ family protein, which translates into the protein MNKMVSSLITLGAGMAIYRSMSNNGMLSGRNMRKIKRTIMKSF
- a CDS encoding ATP-dependent RecD-like DNA helicase; this translates as MEQESFVFSDNDKPFIKGTHLVTIFHNEQNLYSVVRIRVKETNLNYDEKEAVITGYFPPIHEEEIYTFYGKMKEHPRFGIQFHVDTFQREVPESKEGVIAYLSGSLFKGIGKKIAESIVEKLGEKAISKILANPSLLDQIPKLSGEKAKQLYDTLAANQGLEQIMINLSSLGFGPQLSMKIYQAYKEDTISIIEQNPYQLVETIEGIGFTRADEIGLQLGIGGSHPSRIKAAILYTLDRSCVQDGHSYTEAEELLISVKTLLEQNQNVTITFEQITESLIQLGEEGKIIGEEKRFYMPSLYFSEKGIVTNIKRIMSQDSYADQFPESEFLLELGKLEERIGMEYAEEQKDAIFKALHSPMLILTGGPGTGKTTVIKGIVELYSELHGLSLNPKDYNNENPFPFVLAAPTGRAAKRMKESTGLPAVTIHRLLGWNGSDVQRDEDNPISGRLLIVDEMSMVDIWLANQLFKALPNDMQVILVGDEDQLPSVGPGQVLKDLLASSVIPVTRLESIFRQEDGSSIIQLAHAIKNGQLPPDIRKPQGDRSFFSCSTNQVADVIRQVVTNARQKGFPARDIQVLAPMYRGSAGIDSLNVLLQGILNDNRDKKKRELTFGDVVYRVGDKVLQLVNQPENGIYNGDMGEIIAIIYAKENEDKQDQIFVSFDGIEAKYTRQELNQITHAYCCSIHKSQGSEFPIVILPVVKSYHRMLRRNLIYTAITRSKQFLIVCGEEEALRYGVGRSGEEERRTTLLEKLQEGFRDKELISKPENPVTENESSNEDGLTYEQKIFQTDPMIGMENITPYDFMIRG